A region from the Sutcliffiella horikoshii genome encodes:
- a CDS encoding LTA synthase family protein, producing MKQAFKSKVPFILIAVVLLWIKTYIVYKTSFNITIESLKQEFILFINPLSFILLIAGFALFFKEKGMKRYLIISSFIVSFVLYANAVYYRFFNDFITIPLLFQSGNMSDLGGSITELMTPVDLLMFTDVIILIAIAKWTPSFVSMSTWRPKVRKMYFLSIVGIFLFNLGLAETERPQLLTRTFDREILVKNLGTYNYHVYDAVIQSKTRAQRAMADGSELAEIQNYINASYKAPNDDLYGAAKGKNVIVVKLESMQSFVIDKEINGEPITPFLNELKDQSYYFNNFYHQTGQGKTSDSEFLLDNSLYPVGRGAVFFTHGTNDFHTATPNAIKEEGYTPVTFHANNKSFWNRDVMYKSLGYDQFFDIESYDVNEENSVGWGLKDIEFFQQSIPYMQDLEKPFYAKFITLTNHFPFVLDEEDRFVDEFDSNSRTLNRYFPTVRYSDESIKVLFDELKKSGLYEDSVIILYGDHYGISENHNEAMSQYLGKEITPFENAQLQRVPMFVHIPGVTDKNPKEFDTVSGQIDLKPTIKHLLGMETKNDIQFGADLFSEDRNDFVVFRDGSFVTDKVVYTKNACYDKETEQETDQSACEPYMEKAKKELQYSDEIVYGDLLRFYDGTSIQVDESKIEE from the coding sequence ATGAAGCAAGCCTTTAAATCAAAAGTGCCTTTTATCTTGATTGCAGTTGTTCTGCTCTGGATAAAAACATATATCGTATATAAAACAAGTTTTAACATTACAATTGAATCCCTGAAACAAGAATTTATTTTATTTATTAACCCGTTAAGCTTTATATTGCTTATTGCCGGTTTTGCCCTCTTCTTTAAAGAAAAGGGAATGAAGCGATATCTGATCATTTCAAGTTTTATCGTTTCGTTTGTCCTTTATGCAAATGCAGTCTATTACCGTTTCTTTAATGATTTCATCACGATCCCGTTACTATTTCAATCAGGTAACATGAGTGACCTTGGCGGTAGTATTACAGAACTAATGACACCAGTTGACTTATTGATGTTCACTGATGTAATCATTCTTATTGCAATCGCGAAATGGACGCCATCATTTGTGAGCATGAGTACATGGAGACCGAAAGTTCGCAAAATGTACTTCTTATCTATTGTTGGTATTTTCCTTTTCAACTTAGGTTTGGCAGAAACAGAAAGACCGCAATTATTGACTCGTACATTCGACCGTGAAATTCTTGTGAAAAACTTAGGAACTTATAACTACCATGTTTATGATGCTGTCATTCAGTCCAAAACACGTGCGCAGCGTGCAATGGCTGATGGAAGTGAACTTGCTGAGATCCAGAACTATATCAATGCTAGCTATAAGGCACCTAATGACGATCTTTATGGTGCTGCAAAAGGTAAGAATGTCATTGTAGTGAAATTGGAATCTATGCAAAGCTTTGTAATTGACAAAGAAATTAACGGCGAACCGATTACTCCGTTCTTAAATGAATTGAAAGATCAAAGTTATTATTTCAATAACTTCTACCACCAAACAGGTCAAGGGAAAACGTCAGATTCTGAATTCTTATTAGATAATTCCTTATATCCTGTAGGACGCGGTGCCGTGTTCTTTACTCATGGAACAAATGATTTCCATACAGCTACGCCTAATGCAATTAAAGAAGAAGGTTATACTCCGGTAACGTTCCATGCAAACAATAAAAGTTTCTGGAACCGCGATGTAATGTATAAATCTCTAGGATATGACCAATTCTTTGATATTGAAAGTTATGATGTAAATGAAGAAAATTCTGTAGGTTGGGGCTTAAAGGATATTGAGTTTTTCCAACAATCCATCCCATACATGCAGGATTTAGAAAAACCTTTCTATGCTAAATTTATCACGCTGACTAATCACTTCCCATTCGTATTGGATGAAGAAGACAGATTTGTCGATGAATTTGATTCTAACAGTCGTACATTGAACCGTTATTTCCCTACTGTAAGATATAGTGATGAATCAATTAAAGTATTGTTTGATGAGTTAAAGAAATCAGGTCTTTATGAAGATTCCGTCATTATCCTTTATGGAGATCACTATGGTATTTCTGAAAACCATAATGAAGCAATGAGCCAGTATTTAGGAAAAGAGATTACTCCTTTTGAAAATGCTCAATTGCAACGCGTTCCAATGTTTGTTCACATCCCAGGTGTGACAGATAAAAACCCGAAAGAATTTGATACAGTTAGTGGACAGATTGACCTTAAACCTACTATCAAACACTTACTGGGAATGGAAACGAAAAATGATATCCAATTCGGTGCAGATCTTTTCTCCGAAGACAGAAATGACTTTGTCGTATTCCGTGACGGCAGCTTTGTAACAGATAAAGTGGTATATACTAAAAACGCTTGTTATGATAAGGAAACAGAACAAGAGACAGATCAATCAGCTTGTGAGCCTTATATGGAAAAAGCGAAAAAAGAACTTCAATACTCTGATGAGATTGTATACGGAGATCTGCTTCGTTTTTATGATGGAACTTCCATTCAAGTGGACGAAAGCAAAATAGAGGAATAA
- a CDS encoding YqgQ family protein — protein MKTIFDIRQLLKGFGAFIYTGDKIADLELMEDEIRELYRSGVLDASVFQSAMIILRQELSKLR, from the coding sequence ATGAAAACAATTTTTGACATAAGACAACTTTTAAAAGGTTTTGGAGCCTTTATCTATACAGGTGACAAAATAGCAGACTTAGAGCTAATGGAAGACGAAATAAGGGAGCTCTACCGTTCGGGGGTATTGGACGCAAGTGTATTCCAATCCGCCATGATCATCCTGCGACAAGAATTATCCAAATTAAGATAA
- a CDS encoding ROK family glucokinase: MENKWLVGVDLGGTTIKMAFITQYGEIAHKWEIITDISEKGKNITTDIAKAIDSKLEELGESKSKLKALGMGAPGPVNMATGLIYEAVNLGWENYPLKDLLEVETGLPVVVDNDANLAAIGEMWKGAGEGSKDLICVTLGTGVGGGIITNGEIVHGINGAGGEIGHITILPEGGAPCNCGKTGCLETIASATGIVRLAKEAMEKTPGSKLEELAKQEGLTAKLIFEQADTKEEISQFVVDKVASYLGLALANLANAMNPEKIVIGGGVSKAGDKLLDPVRNHFVKYLFPRTKVGVKIAEATLGNDAGVIGAAYLAKTKL, translated from the coding sequence ATGGAAAACAAATGGTTAGTTGGTGTCGACTTAGGTGGCACAACTATTAAAATGGCATTTATTACACAGTACGGTGAAATCGCTCACAAATGGGAAATCATCACTGATATAAGTGAAAAAGGTAAAAATATCACTACAGATATTGCTAAAGCCATAGATAGTAAATTAGAGGAACTGGGCGAGTCAAAATCAAAACTAAAAGCACTGGGAATGGGTGCGCCAGGTCCAGTCAATATGGCAACAGGACTAATTTATGAAGCAGTTAACTTGGGCTGGGAAAACTACCCGTTAAAAGACTTATTGGAGGTAGAAACAGGATTGCCTGTAGTAGTTGATAATGATGCGAACCTTGCAGCAATCGGTGAGATGTGGAAAGGTGCTGGTGAAGGATCCAAAGATCTCATTTGCGTTACCCTCGGGACAGGAGTAGGCGGAGGCATTATCACAAATGGGGAGATTGTTCACGGTATTAACGGAGCTGGCGGCGAAATTGGACATATCACGATACTTCCGGAAGGTGGAGCTCCATGTAATTGTGGAAAAACAGGATGTCTGGAAACGATTGCATCTGCTACGGGAATCGTTCGTTTAGCTAAAGAAGCAATGGAAAAAACTCCAGGCAGTAAGCTGGAAGAGTTAGCGAAACAAGAAGGATTGACAGCAAAATTAATATTTGAGCAAGCTGATACAAAAGAAGAAATTTCGCAATTTGTAGTCGATAAAGTCGCTTCTTATTTAGGACTGGCTCTTGCGAACTTGGCAAATGCGATGAACCCCGAGAAAATCGTTATCGGTGGTGGGGTATCAAAAGCAGGGGACAAGTTATTAGATCCTGTACGTAATCATTTTGTAAAATACTTATTTCCAAGAACAAAGGTTGGCGTGAAGATTGCTGAAGCAACTTTAGGAAATGATGCAGGAGTAATCGGAGCGGCGTATTTGGCAAAAACAAAATTGTAA